A genomic region of Micromonospora sp. NBRC 110009 contains the following coding sequences:
- the meaB gene encoding methylmalonyl Co-A mutase-associated GTPase MeaB: MLVERARAGDPRAVARLITLVESGDEVLPQVAAALAPYAGHAQVVGLTGSPGVGKSTTTNELVRALRARGHRVGVLAIDPSSPFTGGAILGDRVRMQDHATDPGVYIRSMSSRGHLGGLSAATPQAVRVLEGAGCDVVLVETVGVGQAEVEVASLADTTLVLLAPGMGDAIQAVKAGILEIADVFVVNKADRDGVDATVRDIQGMIALGERGPGEWRPQVVRAIAARGEGIDDIAAAIDKHRDWLERHGELRRRREARAAAEIEAIALGTLRDRIGSLRDGTQLPTLAAKVAEGAIDPYAAATELLDQLGA; this comes from the coding sequence ATGCTGGTGGAGCGGGCCCGCGCGGGTGACCCCCGCGCGGTGGCCCGGCTGATCACCCTGGTCGAGTCCGGCGACGAGGTGCTGCCGCAGGTCGCGGCGGCCCTCGCGCCGTACGCCGGGCACGCCCAGGTGGTCGGCCTGACCGGTTCGCCGGGCGTGGGCAAGTCGACCACCACCAACGAGCTGGTCCGGGCGCTGCGGGCGCGCGGCCACCGGGTGGGGGTGCTGGCCATCGACCCGTCCAGCCCGTTCACCGGCGGGGCCATCCTCGGCGACCGGGTCCGGATGCAGGACCACGCCACCGACCCCGGCGTCTACATCCGCTCGATGTCCAGCCGTGGCCACCTCGGCGGCCTCTCCGCCGCGACGCCGCAGGCGGTCCGGGTGCTGGAGGGCGCCGGTTGCGACGTGGTGCTGGTGGAGACCGTCGGCGTCGGGCAGGCCGAGGTCGAGGTTGCCTCGCTGGCCGACACCACGCTGGTGCTGCTCGCGCCGGGCATGGGCGACGCCATCCAGGCGGTCAAGGCCGGCATCCTGGAGATCGCCGACGTCTTCGTGGTGAACAAGGCCGACCGGGACGGCGTCGACGCCACCGTCCGCGACATCCAGGGCATGATCGCGCTGGGCGAGCGCGGGCCGGGGGAGTGGCGGCCGCAGGTGGTCCGGGCGATCGCCGCGCGCGGCGAGGGGATCGACGACATCGCCGCCGCGATCGACAAGCACCGCGACTGGCTGGAGCGGCACGGCGAGCTGCGCCGCCGCCGGGAGGCGCGGGCCGCCGCCGAGATCGAGGCGATCGCGCTGGGCACCCTGCGGGACCGGATCGGCTCGCTCCGCGACGGTACGCAGCTGCCGACGCTCGCGGCCAAGGTGGCCGAGGGCGCGATCGACCCGTACGCGGCCGCCACCGAACTGCTGGACCAGCTCGGCGCCTGA
- a CDS encoding Asp23/Gls24 family envelope stress response protein, which produces MADEATQELSVLPDAVAGGATHVSDEVVEKIAVAAAKSVLGVAELGGDVARFFNAVLDKVGLDQVGDARRGCSAHVTNGAAVVNLVIVIDGGRPVPEVTDAVRSAVTSAVEAYGLRVDEINIRVDDVALGGPAVPST; this is translated from the coding sequence ATGGCTGACGAGGCGACCCAGGAGCTGTCGGTACTGCCGGACGCGGTGGCGGGCGGTGCGACGCACGTCTCCGACGAGGTGGTGGAGAAGATCGCGGTGGCCGCCGCGAAGTCCGTGCTCGGGGTGGCCGAGCTCGGCGGCGACGTGGCCCGCTTCTTCAACGCCGTGCTGGACAAGGTCGGGCTGGACCAGGTCGGCGACGCCCGGCGCGGCTGCTCGGCGCACGTCACCAACGGCGCGGCGGTGGTCAACCTGGTCATCGTGATCGACGGCGGCCGGCCGGTCCCGGAGGTGACCGACGCGGTCCGCTCGGCGGTGACCTCGGCGGTCGAGGCGTACGGGCTGCGGGTCGACGAGATCAACATCCGGGTCGACGACGTGGCCCTGGGCGGGCCGGCGGTGCCCTCGACCTGA
- a CDS encoding acyl-CoA mutase large subunit family protein, which produces MDADEIAAGRARWQARYDAARKRDADFTTLSGMTVDPVYGPPEGVAYPGFDRIGWPGEYPYTRGLYPTGYRGRTWTIRQFAGFGNAQQTNERYKMILGAGGGGLSVAFDMPTLMGRDSDDPQSLGEVGHCGVAIDSAADMEVLFDGIDLAGVTTSMTISGPAVPVFCMYLVAAERQGADLSTLDGTLQTDIFKEYIAQKEWLFDPEPHLRLIGDLMEYCAGEIPKYKPLSVSGYHIREAGSTAAQELAYTLADGFGYVELGLSRGLDVNVFAPGLSFFFDSHVDFFEEIAKFRAARRIWARWLRDVYGATSEKALWLKFHTQTAGVSLTAQQPVNNVVRTAVEALAAVLGGTNSLHTNALDETLALPTDESAEIALRTQQVLMEETGVTNVADPLGGAWYVEALTDRIEAEAEEIFARIRQLGGDGPHKIGPMASGILRGIEDGWFTGHIAESAFAYQQALEKGEKKIVGVNCHTGTVAKDLEILRISHEVELKQRRVLAERKAGRDDAAVKAAVQRMVEVARTGDNMIPAMLDAVRAEATLGEICDALRAEWGTYREPARF; this is translated from the coding sequence ATGGACGCCGACGAGATCGCCGCCGGTCGGGCCCGCTGGCAGGCCCGCTACGACGCCGCCCGCAAGCGGGACGCGGACTTCACCACGCTCTCCGGGATGACCGTTGACCCGGTCTACGGCCCGCCGGAGGGCGTGGCCTACCCGGGCTTCGACCGGATCGGCTGGCCGGGCGAGTACCCGTACACCCGGGGGCTCTACCCGACCGGCTACCGCGGGCGGACCTGGACCATCCGGCAGTTCGCCGGCTTCGGTAACGCCCAGCAGACCAACGAGCGCTACAAGATGATCCTCGGGGCCGGCGGCGGCGGGCTCTCCGTCGCCTTCGACATGCCGACCCTGATGGGGCGCGACTCCGACGACCCGCAGTCGCTCGGCGAGGTCGGCCACTGCGGCGTGGCCATCGACTCGGCCGCCGACATGGAGGTGCTCTTCGACGGCATCGACCTGGCCGGCGTGACCACCTCGATGACCATCTCCGGCCCGGCCGTGCCGGTCTTCTGCATGTACCTGGTCGCCGCCGAGCGGCAGGGCGCCGACCTGTCCACGCTGGACGGCACGCTCCAGACGGACATCTTCAAGGAGTACATCGCGCAGAAGGAGTGGCTCTTCGACCCGGAGCCGCACCTGCGCCTGATCGGCGACCTGATGGAGTACTGCGCCGGGGAGATCCCGAAGTACAAGCCCTTGTCGGTCTCCGGCTACCACATCCGGGAGGCCGGCTCGACCGCCGCGCAGGAGCTGGCGTACACCCTCGCCGACGGGTTCGGCTACGTCGAGCTGGGGCTCTCCCGCGGGCTGGACGTGAACGTCTTCGCCCCGGGCCTGAGCTTCTTCTTCGACTCGCACGTGGACTTCTTCGAGGAGATCGCCAAGTTCCGGGCCGCCCGCCGGATCTGGGCCCGCTGGCTCCGCGACGTCTACGGGGCCACCAGCGAGAAGGCGCTCTGGCTGAAGTTCCACACCCAGACCGCCGGGGTGTCGCTGACCGCCCAGCAGCCGGTCAACAACGTGGTGCGTACCGCCGTGGAGGCCCTCGCGGCGGTCCTCGGCGGCACCAACTCGCTGCACACCAACGCCCTCGACGAGACGCTGGCCCTGCCCACCGACGAGTCGGCCGAGATCGCCCTGCGTACCCAGCAGGTGCTGATGGAGGAGACCGGGGTGACCAACGTGGCCGACCCGCTCGGCGGCGCCTGGTACGTCGAGGCGCTGACCGACCGGATCGAGGCGGAGGCGGAGGAGATCTTCGCCCGGATCCGGCAGCTCGGCGGCGACGGCCCGCACAAGATCGGCCCGATGGCCTCCGGCATCCTGCGGGGCATCGAGGACGGCTGGTTCACCGGGCACATCGCCGAGTCGGCCTTCGCCTACCAGCAGGCGCTGGAGAAGGGCGAGAAGAAGATCGTCGGGGTCAACTGCCACACCGGCACGGTCGCCAAGGACCTGGAGATCCTGCGCATCTCGCACGAGGTGGAGCTGAAGCAGCGCCGGGTGCTCGCCGAGCGCAAGGCCGGCCGCGACGACGCCGCGGTCAAGGCCGCCGTGCAGCGCATGGTCGAGGTCGCCCGCACCGGCGACAACATGATCCCGGCCATGCTCGACGCGGTCCGCGCCGAGGCCACCCTCGGCGAGATTTGCGACGCCCTCCGCGCCGAGTGGGGCACCTACCGCGAACCCGCCCGCTTCTGA
- a CDS encoding tetratricopeptide repeat protein, translated as MSDPRMTSSIFTRGAVDLSALRTPAPTPAPAKSGPPAGAPGGAVGGVSVIDVSEATFQSEVLERSLTTPVIVDFWAEWCEPCKQLSPVLERLAVEGGGAWVLAKVDVDANPRIAQMFRVQGIPMVYAIVGGQPIDAFSGVVPEAQLRQWIQAVLKAGGVSVAEPEDPRLDEADDALMSGDLDAAERAYRKILAESPADAAAEAGLAQVGLARRVAGADPQAALTAAAANADDVDAQLLAADIEVLGGLAEQAYKRLVGLVRRTSGDDREKVRQHLVGLFTIAGPDDPAVASARRALASALF; from the coding sequence ATGAGCGACCCACGGATGACCTCGTCGATCTTCACCCGCGGCGCGGTCGACCTCAGCGCACTGCGCACCCCCGCCCCCACCCCGGCGCCGGCCAAGTCCGGTCCCCCGGCCGGCGCGCCCGGCGGCGCGGTCGGCGGGGTCAGCGTCATCGACGTGTCCGAGGCGACCTTCCAGTCCGAGGTTCTCGAACGCTCGCTGACCACCCCGGTGATCGTGGACTTCTGGGCCGAGTGGTGCGAGCCGTGCAAGCAGCTCTCCCCGGTGCTGGAGCGGCTGGCGGTGGAGGGCGGCGGCGCCTGGGTGCTCGCCAAGGTCGACGTGGACGCCAACCCGCGCATCGCGCAGATGTTCCGGGTGCAGGGCATCCCGATGGTCTACGCGATCGTCGGCGGGCAGCCGATCGACGCCTTCTCCGGCGTGGTGCCGGAGGCGCAGCTGCGGCAGTGGATCCAGGCGGTCCTCAAGGCCGGCGGCGTCAGCGTGGCCGAGCCGGAGGACCCGCGACTCGACGAGGCCGACGACGCGCTGATGAGCGGCGACCTCGACGCGGCCGAGCGGGCGTACCGGAAGATCCTGGCCGAGTCCCCGGCGGACGCGGCGGCGGAGGCGGGGCTGGCCCAGGTCGGGCTGGCCCGCCGGGTGGCCGGCGCGGACCCGCAGGCGGCGCTGACCGCCGCGGCGGCCAACGCCGACGACGTGGACGCCCAGCTGCTGGCCGCCGACATCGAGGTGCTCGGCGGGCTGGCCGAGCAGGCCTACAAGCGCCTGGTCGGCCTGGTCCGCCGGACCTCCGGCGACGACCGGGAGAAGGTACGCCAGCACCTGGTCGGCCTGTTCACCATCGCCGGCCCGGACGACCCCGCCGTGGCCTCGGCCCGCCGCGCCCTGGCCAGCGCCCTGTTCTGA